In Halovivax gelatinilyticus, the following are encoded in one genomic region:
- the nth gene encoding endonuclease III, whose protein sequence is MGEPHDDPAEQAETVVERLEAEYPDSTISLRYSNRLELLIAVILSAQCTDARVNAETEHLFETYRTAEDYANAPQEELAEALNSINFYNNKAGYIREACAIIVDEHDGAVPDTMSELTDLPGVGRKTANVVLQHGHDVVCGIVVDTHVQRLSRRLGLTEEERPEAIERDLVELVPEGYWVQFTHLLIDHGRAVCTARNPECSACVLADICRSEKGDGEVDLASGEPWAAK, encoded by the coding sequence GCGGAGACGGTGGTCGAGCGTCTCGAGGCGGAGTATCCCGATTCGACGATCTCGCTTCGGTACTCGAATCGACTCGAGCTGTTGATCGCCGTCATCCTCTCTGCGCAGTGTACCGACGCCAGGGTCAACGCCGAAACCGAGCATCTCTTCGAAACGTATCGGACCGCCGAGGACTACGCGAACGCGCCGCAGGAAGAACTCGCCGAGGCGCTAAACTCGATCAACTTCTACAACAACAAGGCGGGCTACATTCGCGAGGCCTGTGCGATCATCGTCGACGAACACGACGGTGCGGTGCCGGATACGATGAGCGAACTGACCGACTTACCCGGCGTCGGTCGGAAGACGGCGAACGTCGTCTTACAGCACGGCCACGACGTCGTCTGCGGGATCGTCGTCGACACGCACGTTCAGCGTCTCAGTCGTCGACTGGGCCTCACCGAAGAAGAACGCCCTGAGGCGATCGAACGCGACCTGGTCGAACTCGTCCCCGAGGGGTACTGGGTTCAGTTTACGCACCTCCTGATCGATCACGGACGGGCGGTCTGTACGGCTCGCAACCCAGAGTGCAGCGCCTGCGTGCTGGCGGACATCTGTCGGTCCGAGAAGGGTGACGGCGAGGTCGATCTCGCATCTGGTGAACCCTGGGCGGCGAAGTGA
- a CDS encoding polyprenyl synthetase family protein: MQETLAEWRPAIDEAIAEVLPRDVDEAYLESYFGEPTFQYDPEGIQRALADPIWDLLDRGGKRWRAVLFLVFVEAFGEDPEEYLPYATIPEILHNGTIIVDDVEDEAEERRGEPALHHRFGRDVALNAGNAMYFIPLKIITHNPADLPSEQRLAAYEMLMHELNRTHLGQGMDICWHNEPEVRTTREQYLEMCACKTGCLGRIVARLAAIVTGQSADVEHHAAEYAETVAIAFQIADDVLDVEHSLGRAGDFGKAFGNDIREGKKTLLVLHAIEESDPADADRLAEIIAADENTDEEIDEALTLIEDSGAIEYARDRAVGLADTAKAHVDALDADPAVAAKLRSFADFVVDRDV; this comes from the coding sequence ATGCAGGAGACGCTTGCGGAGTGGCGGCCGGCCATCGACGAGGCCATCGCCGAGGTGTTGCCGCGAGACGTCGACGAGGCCTACCTCGAATCGTACTTCGGCGAACCAACCTTTCAGTACGATCCCGAGGGGATCCAGCGAGCGCTCGCGGATCCGATCTGGGACCTGTTAGACCGCGGCGGGAAGCGCTGGCGCGCCGTCCTCTTTCTCGTCTTCGTCGAGGCGTTCGGCGAAGATCCCGAGGAATATCTCCCGTACGCGACGATTCCCGAAATTCTACACAACGGGACGATCATCGTCGACGACGTCGAGGACGAGGCCGAAGAGCGACGCGGCGAGCCGGCGTTACACCACCGATTCGGCCGTGATGTCGCGCTCAACGCGGGCAACGCGATGTACTTCATCCCCTTGAAGATCATCACGCACAACCCGGCCGATCTCCCGTCCGAGCAGCGTCTGGCCGCCTACGAGATGCTCATGCACGAACTGAACCGGACCCACCTCGGTCAGGGGATGGACATCTGCTGGCACAACGAGCCGGAGGTGCGAACCACCCGGGAGCAGTACCTCGAGATGTGCGCGTGCAAGACGGGCTGTCTGGGGCGGATCGTCGCCCGGCTGGCCGCGATCGTGACCGGACAGTCGGCGGACGTCGAACACCACGCCGCTGAGTACGCAGAGACCGTCGCCATCGCGTTCCAGATCGCCGACGACGTCCTGGACGTCGAACACTCCCTCGGTCGGGCGGGTGACTTCGGCAAGGCCTTCGGAAACGACATTCGCGAGGGAAAGAAGACGCTTCTGGTCTTACACGCCATCGAGGAGAGCGACCCCGCGGACGCGGATCGACTGGCCGAGATCATCGCCGCCGACGAGAACACGGACGAAGAGATCGACGAAGCCCTCACGCTCATCGAGGATTCGGGTGCGATCGAGTACGCCCGTGACCGGGCGGTGGGTCTCGCAGACACGGCAAAAG